Part of the Nycticebus coucang isolate mNycCou1 chromosome 22, mNycCou1.pri, whole genome shotgun sequence genome, CTGGAAACTAGACTTTTAgattatatgaaaaataattttttatccaTGTCTTTATCTTGTTTTGAACTATTGCAGTGGTTACATATGTGTCCCCACTGGCAGTTTAATGTAAGTCAAGAGGGAACTGGGAACACATGTTTATATCTCAGCGAGAGCAAGACTTGGATGCATAagggttttttctttaatgtacaTTTTTGTGCCTGCACAGCCTCTGGTAATGATTAGCATTTGCTCCCTAAGTTAGTTTTTCCTATTTAGGGAagtcatttggtttttgtttggttaATGCAGATGAATACTATATAGAGAGACAAGAcaagaaagggggaaaaggacAGAATTCTTCAAGCATGTAGGGTTGTGCATCAAGAATTTCAATGACTCTTCAAACAGATGTAAAGGGGTGGAGAGACAGCAAATTTGAAGCCTTTCAACTGTGACATTTTCTTCTAATGAAGAACAGCTTGGAAGATGTAATTTTGAGAGTGTTgcagtattttgaaataagacacttagcacatttttaaaatagtggtgaaattaaaatgtttttttccgaTCTTAAGTGGAATTAAGTACTTTTGGCCATCATCTTATCTTGATAGTTGTGGATCTTAGAATGAGCACCAGagcttttaaaattcagatgGGCCCCAGTAGCATCTCTTTTTGTGCTTTATCTCCATTGTTTTCATAGTAtatgaagttttttcttttccttttaaaacaatgCATTTTCTATTTCCACTTCTTCACAAATGACCTTgaattaattctttatttttatgttttgcagCACATTTTTGTACTTGAAATTCCTGGTAGTGTGGGCACTTGTCCTCCTAGCAGACTTTGTCTTGGAGTTCAGATTTGAATACCTGTGGCCATTCTGGCTTTTCATCAGAAGCGTCTATGATTCCTTCAGATACCAGGGACTGGTATGTTTACTAATACATGTTTTCTGTGGGGGGGGACTTAATTACCCTTCTAAGAAAATCTTCAATAGCTGAGATAATGAACTGTTAAAGTAGATATTAGCAAAATTTAGGCGACTGTATTGGGATGAACTAATAGCATCGAGGGACTGAAACTGAACTGTTAAAAGACTATTTTGTCTAAACCAACTGATCAAATCATTGTattttctccacttctctttttCCACAGAGAAGAAGAGAGGTGAGACTCAGTAGAAAACAGAGTAGTAGAGAAGCAATAATTGTTCAGTCCATTTGTTTCTGGAGTCCTTGTCACTATGTTAGTGATTGGATTAGtcagagcagtagttctcaaactttttggtctCAGGGGCCCTTTACACTCTTAAAAACTATCAAGGACTCCCAAGTGCTTTTGTTAATATGGGTTATATCTATTCACATTTACTATATTAgagattaaaacagaaaaattttaaatacatacttAACATATGCATATCAGTGTAAGCCCATTACATGTTAatacaaatttcattttaaaatgaaaaatagctatattttccaaaacaaaaaagataaggaAGAGTAGCTTCATTTCTACAAATTTCTTTAATACCTGGCTCTACGGAAGACAGCTAGATTCCTATATCTGCTTCTGAATTCAGTCAATTGTAATGTCATATGTCAGGTAACTTATAGAAAATGCCACCACACTCATGAATGAATGAGCATGAAAAAGGCAGATAACATCTTTAgtgttattattaaaaaaagacctgctgagggcggcgcctgtggctcagtcggtaaggttccggccccatataccaagggtggcggattcagacccagtcctggccaaactgcaaccaaaaaatagccgggcgttgtggcgggcgcctgtagtcccagctactccagaggctgaggcaagagaatcgcttaagcccaggagttggaggttgctgtgagccgtgtgacgccacggcactctacccgagggcggtacagtgagactctgtctctacaaaaaaaaaagacctgctgAAATTATTTCAGAGAGCCCCTAGGAATCCCCAGAGCACATTCTGAGAACTACTAACTTAGAGCAAGGGCATAGGCTTGAGCTTGTTCCCTTGGTTTGTGTGTTATCTTTATTATGTTTCATGGCCACATCTTAAAACTGTAACTCTTCTACCTCGGCTGGTGCTTTGGTCAGAGCAAATCTATGCTTCAAATAGATGGTTTCAGACTCAGATCCTAATAGTAAAAGGCAGTGGTATCCGGAGGAAGTTGGATTATTAAAATTATCAGCATCAACTTATTTCTTACTATGGTTCATCTGTGCTCCACCAATTCTATTCTTTAAGAATAAGACTCTTTAGAATGGTTTGTAAGGGTTGAGGAGGCTTTTCTCTGTTAAAATCCTAGTTCTTTTAGGTGACCCACCTGTGGAATCCATATGAATTTATTGCAGTCCAACCTCCGTTCTGGTTTAGTTCTTCATGATTTGGGGACCATCAATAGTAttactttttaatgttaaattaacCACTAGTTTCTAACTGgttgattttaaatgtttaaaatgtcccGTTTTTACCTTACTCTGTAGTTATTGAGTGATCACGTAGTGGTTTCAATGATTTTGTCCAATATGCTTTTAACAACCTGAGTTTGCAAATAACAAGTTCTaagttgtgttttttattttgttttctttttccctttaggccttctctgtattttttgtttgtgtagCATTCACATCAAATATAATATGTCTGCTGTTTATCCCTATTCAATGGCTGTTCTTTGCTGCTAGCACATATGTATGGGTTCAGTATGTATGGCACACAGGTAAGTCTTCATGATTTCTTAAATAGatagaaatcttagatttaactCTTTAAATGTGATGATTTAGAATAAGTGATTTAGAGTTGAGTATAATGTGAACATTTTAAGGTTGCCTCTTCCTAATAGATTGTAATAtaaccttaaaatatattttatcttttaaaaattattttaatacaaagtTTAACCCTTTATCAATTGATATCACAATTGTAGGCATTTCAGTTACCAACTTTCACTAGGAAGatagccatttcttttttaattgaagtaAAGCCAGAcgcagtgggtcacacctgtaatcctagtactgtaggaggccgaggcaggtggattgcctgagttcaggggatgagaccagcctgagcaagagttctaccctgtctctgccaaaaataggaaatctagctggatgtggtgggaggcgcctatagtcccaactactcaggaggctgaggcaataggattgctcaagcccaagggtttgaggttgctgtgagctgtgacaccatggcactctacccagagtgacaaagagtgagactttgtctcaaaaaaaaaaaagtaatttctattTAGGTATACTTGAAGATAGCCTCGTGCCAACTAAGAAACATGTTCAAGGAATTTCAGCATTGAAAAGACTGTCAGAGGTCATTTAGGTGAACCCTTAATTTTGCGCAAGAATGCCCCACAGCATCTCTGGCACATGGTGGTTTTACCTCCGAAAACCTGTAGGGATAGAGTACCTACCTATTGTTTCTGACACCCTATTCCACTTGGAGGCAGCTGTCAAAGGAAGTTCTTCCACATACTAAGTAAAAATTTTTCTCCTTATACTTTTAACCCGGTATGTCTTAACTTTTGGGGGCTTGCTGATTTCTCAGAGGACTTAAAAAGGCTTTCCCCAGAAAAATATATAGGAATTTATAAACTTTTCCTTAATTTCAAGGGGCATGCAGACCATCCCCCTCACACCCAAACATTGTACCTCTGCATTAGAGCCACACTGAATGAGtgtgtccttttttttgttttctgagacacgTCTCATtgtgttgtcccaggctagagtgccatggcttcagcctagcttgcagcaatctcaagctcctgggggcaagtagtcctcctgcctcagtctcctgagaaagtggggactacatgtgcccactacagcacctggctattttatttttcctagtaGAGTCAGAGcgtcactcctgctcaggctggccttgaactcttgagctcaagggatcctcctgccctggcttcccagagtgctaagattacgagagtgagccactacacctggcccatGTTAACATTTCTTTAGAGATTTGAAGACACTGTAATATCCTCTTAAGTCTTCTTTTCCGTAAATATCTTTGGTTTCATCAGTTTTTCCTTACTTGATATTCTAAACAGTTTCACCATTCTGGTCTCCCTAGTTTTTAGTGGTTCTATGTACTATTTCGTGTGCGTTCTGACTAGCGTAGGGCTCCCTTCTGTTACTTCAAACTAAGATCTGATGAGATATTTTGACAGCTCCAGCCCTGGGAAAGCCTGAATGTGGTGTACACTGGGATTTGAGGATTGGCTCTCAGAGTCACACTTGTCTGCAAAGCTGCATGAAACTTAATTCTTGGGCCCAGCTGCAACCTGTAGGATTTTGACCACTGAGGGAACGCCAAATATGATAATAAAAGCTTTCTGGAGCAACATTCATCCTTTTCTCAAAGCTGCTAAGAGGATGATGTTGGCTTGTGTAGAAGACACGATTGaactctattttttaaagtgagcATGGTTTTCTCCATATTTAGCCCTCTTTCATATCTAACTTGATTTATAAACTTTCCTCTAATTAAAGTGGTTTTTCTTCACATTCATTTTTCCTTGTCCTTGGCCTCAGTTTTGAGTGAGCTGCCATTTATCTTGTCACTGTCTCTAGGTCTCGGTTTCTTCTCTGTCATAGACAGGTAGAGTAATCTAGATAATGTCTAAGGGAGTCTTCAGCTCAAATATGCTGTGACTCTATGGCAAGGTATGGTGATTTCCCAAATTTCTTCAATGTCTTAGCAGTGGAGAAGAAACTAACCATATAACTATTAATAGAACCTACTGAAAATTAGTTCACTGGGTGACCCACAGGACAACAAAGTAGCTAATGTCATAAAATCATTCTGGCCTCTCATAAGCCCTAGGCTCAGAGATGCCTATTGAAATAGGTAAATTTGGAATGACTAGTgcttaaacaaacaacaaaaagctgtGTGCTCTTATTGGGCCAACAAGTATGAATGCAATTTATGTACAACTTGGGGCTAATTTTTCTTCcagttgttaaaattttaaattctttctttcttttttttttgagacacagtctcactatgtcgccctgggtagagtgccatggcatcacagctcacaggaacctcaaggtcttgggcttaaatgattctcttgcctcagtctcccaagtatttctgggactacaggtgcctgccacaacacccagctattttttttttggttgcagttgtcattgttgctcggCAGGCCAGGGCCTGCagctccactgtatgtggctggctcgctagctgctgagctataggtgccgagcccctAAAATTCTTTCTTAACAATATCAGGAATGGTTGATATTATATATAGTCACTAAGAAAGATAATTAATCTTGTATCATAAACTTTTTGTCCTTGTTgttaagaggggaaaaaaattctggaTTTAAAAGTGTTTGTATAACATCATCATTATATTTGTTCAAAAATGCTTTCagtgtgtttttgtttattcaatAGATGTAAAATGTGGgtattttgtcttaatttttctgtttttctataatGTGCTTACTATATAATAACTTTATAAACATAGAGAATAGGgaatataaatttttgaaaatgcatTTTGAAATGATTTCGAGAATGCATTTTCCTGtggtttgctctttttcttctaccttgtGAAAATACCTGTTTTTGGTATGTTAAATTCATAAGAATGGTTGAGGCCATTAGCTGCCTTTACAGAGCTTTCAGTGTCAACTTAACTCAGGGACCAGATCTAAGAGGATTTGGATTCTCCTGAGAAGCTGATTCAATCCTATCTCTGTGAACTTTGACCCAATTTGCTTAAACTCTGGGCTTTACTATTCAGTGAAATGAGTAAGTTAGACTAAATGAtctttcaaatttcagaattctGTGATTTGTTTCATCTCGAAGATCCTTAGCAAAAAGTCTTTACATCACcaattctctcctctccccttgtGCCTAAATAGTCCACTTTCACAAATATTCCCATTATTAGTCATATCCTAATATAGATGTACCTAGCCTGCagattctcttctatttttttttttttttttggagacagagcctcaagctgtcaccctgggtagagtgctgtggcatcacagctcacagcaacccccaactcctgggctcaagtgattctcccacctctgtctcccaagtaggtgggactacaggtgcccgccacaataatCCCTTGGTGgcagtaggcctgggctggattcgaacccgccagctcagctgtatgtggctggcaccttagctgcttgagccataggtgccaagctGATTCTGTTCTAAAagccagtggaaaaaaaaattcctgttatttgcatctttttttttttttttttgagacagagtctcattctgttgccctcagtagagtgctgtggcatcacagctcatagcaacctccaactcttgggcttaagtgattctcttgcctcagcctcccaagtagttggaactacgggcacctaccacaacgcctggctatttttgttgcagttgccactgctgtttcagctggtcagggccaggttcaaacccatcaccctcagtatgtgcggctagcgccctacccactgagccacaggcgctgcccctatttgCATCTTATTTTGTTGCAAGTtgcttttcctttgaaaattgtttttaattacaaaaggaaTATGAGTTGatggttaaaaaaatttttttagaacagTATTTAAATGTCAAAATCATTTCTTTGTACTACAACTTGTCCTTAAGAAttgtattttgtttaaatatcATTCTATGACAGTACAGACCTTCCTCATTCTTTAGAAAAACTTCAACATATTAGACTTATCATAATTGAACAATTCCCTATTGATAGACATTTAAATTCATTCTAAATTTTTGCTATTCCAAATAATACTACAATGAATAAACATTTACCTCAGGgctcttttgtatttctataggGTAAATTCCTATAGGTGGAATTTCTGGATCTAAAGGtacaagtatttttaattatCCTACCTAATTACCTCCTAAAAAAGTTGCCCCAATTTATATCATTGCCAACTGTGAGAATGAACCTTTCCTTATATACCCTCCCTACACTgtaatttgtctttaaattttttgcttatctaatAGTTTAAAACATGGAATCTgattgttttaatttgtgtttctctaatcAGTAGTAAAGTTgaagatattttcatgtgttttttagccatctgtagttcttttatgacttgcagatttttttcttcagttgctTTTTCATTGATTTGTAGGAGTTTTTTGTTTATCAGGGCTATCAATCTTTTGTTTTacatgtgttttaaatattttctgctaggatgtttgtcttttatttttgtcaatgATCCTTTAGAAATTGTttgtcagggcggcgcctgtggctcaaggagtagggcgccggtcccatatgccagaggtggcaggttcaaacctagccctggccaaaataaaaaaaaaaaaaaagaaattgtttgtCATATAAAAGCTTTTAGTTCAGaacaatttactttttaattttgtttagttgaaaatcttttttttttttcttttgtgagatggaatctcattctttgtcaccctgggtagagtgcagtggcgtcatagctcacagcaacctcaaacttgggcttgagcaatccttttcccctagccttgtgagtagctggattacaggcatgtgccactttGCGTGGCTAGTTTGCCTGGGTTTTtgtgttttagtagagatgaggtctcactctagctcaggatggtctcaaattcctgagctaaagcactccatcagccttggcctcccagagtgctaggattacaagcatgagccactgtgtcaggCTTAGTTGAAAGTCTTAATAAAAGTTACTATAGTTGAATCTGTGTTCCAAACCAACCCATCTGTTATATTAGTTAGCTAATGTATCATTGATGCTTGTCTCTCTGCTGTTTTCCCGCAGAAAGGGGAGTGTGTTTGCCTACAGTGTCCCTCTGGATACTCTTTGTTTATATTGAAGCAGCCATTAgatttaaagatctcaaaaatttTCATGTAGACCTTTGTCGTCCATTTGCTGCTCACTGGTaagtattataattatatatattcttttatttttctgtatttttattttatttaaatagataagGGGAGGTACAACCGGATTTTTGTTACATAGCTAAATTGCATAGTGGAAAACTTAGGCTTTCAATAGTATTCTACATATATTCTTAATCTATAGTTCATTTCAACCTAGAATGGTAAGTTCAACTGTAAATTTATTCTTAGAGATTTTACATGAACCTAGAAAGCAGTACAGCTGGAAGTAAAGAACATGAGCCCCCTTTTCAGACAGAAGAGTGACTCCCAGCTCTGTCGCCTAATCGCTGTATTGCCTGGGGAGTGTCACTGTCTTCTAGGCGTTGGTTTTCTTACCTGTCTCATGAGGTCCTTGGAAAGAGGAAGTGAGGTGATACGTGTGAAGTGTTTAACTTAATGCCAAGCACCTAGGTATTTGATGAATGTTAGCTGTTTTTATTATACTCAAATATTAATTCCAAAAGTCTTGGTGAAATGTATGTGTATTTCATAAAGCTTAAAAGAACTTAGAATTTCCTTAGCCTATTTATAAAAGTAAGAGaatgttattaataattttaaaggaataaaggaatattatttctccctatgaaatataaattaagatATTCATTTAACCTTAACCATGAAACATTGTTGAAAATGATTCTTATTTATATCTATTGTGGAACTTACTACCTAATTAGATTTCTCTTGAACACACCAATTTTTGCTAATATTTATGGCAAAAACTAAAACTGATTAGctaaaaaaaagtattgtttcctgtattttaatcttttcacaaaCAAGTAGATTAAATAAACTCGGTCAACAAAACttgtcattttaaatttgtattaagGCTAcatctaaaataattataaattgataTGTTTTAGTGTTAGCGAAACTTAATATGGGCTTAACAGTATATGCAGAAGCTGCAAAATGTTATTAGGCAAAATGATGAGTTGAATGAAAATCTCTTAACTTTCTATCTCAGAAATTAGAGTTCCAAGTACAGCTAGTTTAATTTGATGGTACAAACCAAATTTTGGTAGTATCAGATACTTATTTAAATGATTCTTGAATTTATCTATGACAGAGTGTTTACAGACTTGATTTTCCAGGAATAACTGGTGATAGTACTCCTCGGCAGCAAGAAAATTAACTTAAATTTGACTCTGCCTTCTAatagtaaaaaacaaatgaaatcctTTTGATTTTTAATGCATAAGGCACATAGATCAATGTTTCTTCAAAGGCATTAACCACTGTGTCTGACAGTCACTGTGGTGACTCCTTTAATTAGTTTGAAGCATGCCAAAATCTGATGGGAAGTGTCCTCTTAggttctagagcagcggttctcaatctgtgggttgcaacccctttggactgtattaaaggttcgtggcattaggaaggttgagaaccactgttctagagggtTGTTCCCTGTGGGTTTGTTCTATGCGCCAACTGCCTCTGATTTTCACAGCAACattccatttatttctgtgttttctgaatGCTGTTCTCAACTGCCACCATCagctagaatttattttttaattctcttttatttatttatttatttatttattgttaaatcatagctgtgtacattagtgcaatcaagggtattTTTTAACTCTAAGTCATAAGTACCCTCATGTGCTTAATGCTTGTTTTAAATTTGCAATTACTGACTGGATTATCTTCTTTTTAGTATTGGATACCCTGTGGTAACTTTGGGCTTTGGCTTCAAAAGTTATGTAAGTTACAAAATGCggttaaggaaacaaaaagaagtacAAAAAGAGAATGAATTTTACATGCAGCTTCTTCAACAAGCCCTCCCTCCAGAGCAACAGATGCTACAGAAGCAAGAAAAAGAGGCCGAGGAAGGTAGGTCTTTATCCTAAAGCTGTTAGCTCAATAGGTTAGTCATTGTTTTGTCTctcagtagaatttttttttttttttttaatggctagaatttggctcggagcctgtgctcagtggttagggcgctggccacttacaccagagctggtgggctcagacctggcctcagcctgctaaacaacaatgacaactaaaaaaaaaaacagcctggcattctggtgggcacctatatagtcccaggtacttgggaggctgaggcaagagaatcacttgagcccaagagtttgaggttgctgtgagctgtgacgccacagaactctactgagcgtgacatagtgggactctgtctcaaaaaaaagaaaaatagctagaatttgacatttttctgtttttcggtGTTTCTCCTCGGGGCCATTGTTTTGCTAAGCCATGAAATACAGGATGAAATACAGAATGTGGATGAAGTTTTATACTTACTCTCTGAAGAATATGTGCTCTTAAATATGTTTagtttgttttataaaagtaaaaaatattttaaatatttattttattattttttaaatgtttctatcttatattttaatattttcattgttgtaaATATTCTCAGCAACAAAGTAGTATATAGCTATGTGAATTTGTAATTGAAGCAAGAACGAAGGTATAAGCAAGAAAGAGATGGGGAATGTAGAGTTGAGTTTTTAAGTTTAAAGTCTTCTGAATAGAGCAAAGATAGATATCATGATCTAAATGGTTCGTATAATGTAATGTGGATTTTAAATTCAACCATTTCTAGTAGGACCTCTCTCATGGGCATTTAACcaatagaaaaagataaattgaCAGTAATACCAGTTTTCGTTGGTTTGAGagttgaaaatatgaaaatatcatgTTTTTagtcagtgtttctcaaccttttttttttatctcatggcacacttgagcctatagttaaacttctatggcatgcttaaattatgttagtaaaaaaggagtaaaaaaatatacttactgtgctttgaacttccttcaaaaataattaatgagcTTTAAGacttttcatggcacaccagttgaaagaTCACTGTTTTTAGTTAATGTGTGCCAAATACTTTTCTCTGATGCAGTTCTTGTAGAACTTTAATAAATTGGATGTGTAAACCTGATACAGAAAATTATGAGCAGTCTGGTAAATGAAACAGACTACCTTATTACATTAGAATCAAGAAAAAGGATATCCTAAAatcattccttcttttctttcctttaacctctttctttctttttttttttttgtggtttttggccgggactgggtttgaaccctccacttctggcatatgggaccggcgccctactccttgaggcacaggcgccgccctaacctcTTTCTTTTCAACAGGATTGGCAGTTTGCTTACTCCATCTTTTGGAATATGGCCTCAGAGAATCTGTCTGCCTATGTCCTCTCACCCAGTGATAGACAAGTTTTATTTGACTGATATATGAAGTATGACTTACTTAGAAAATCCTGAtctgggcgatgcctgtggctcagccggtagggcgctggccccatatgctgagggtggcgggttcaaacccagccccggccaaactgcaacaaaaaaatagccgagcgttgtggcgggcgcctgtagtcccagctacttgggaggctgagtcaagagaattgcctaagaccaaggatttggaggttgctgtgagctgtatgacgccacggcactctaccgagggcgataaggtgagactctgtctctccaaaaaaaaaagaaaatcctgatcTATTTTTAAGGCCAAACCTTCAATGGCCTGATGTTCATAAATGGTGGTGATTTTCTAATATGCAGCTTCTCAAatgtatttggaattttttcttgAAGTTAGCCTAATGTGCTGTGGTTATTGCTTCTAAATGAGTTTGCAAATTACTAATGTAGTGAATTTCTAAGTGTAGATGGTAATTTGTTGAATTaatctgttctgttttttaaaaactaaacatttggtgtggtttttttgtttgttggtttggttttgatATTGTAGCAGCCAAAGGATTACCTGATATGGATTCTGCGATCCTTATACACCACAATGGAGGTATCCCAGCCAACAAAAAACTGTCCACAACTTTGCCAGAGATAGAATAccgagaaaaaggaaaagaaaaggacaaagatgCCAAAAAACACAACCTTGGAATAAATAACAACAATATTCTACAACCTGTAGACTCTAAAATACAAGAAATTGAGTATATGGAAAACCATATCAATagtaaaagattaaataatgatcTTGTGGGAAGTACAGAAAATCTCTTGAAAGAGGACTCATGCACTGCTTcctcaaaaaattacaaaaatgccAGTGGAGTTGTGAACTCCTCACCTCGAAGTCACAGCGCCACAAATGGGAGCATTCCTTCTTCATCTAGTAAAAACGAGAAGAAGCAGAAGTGCACTAGCAAGAGCCCAAGTGCACACAAGGACTTAATGGAGAACTGTATTCCTAATAACCAGCTAAGCAAACCAGATGCTCTGGTAAGGTAAGTAAGTATGCATGCTGTGCTCTTACCAACACTTTCCAATAAACTTGTCATGCTCTTGAAAAACGAACACCCCCATCTGGGCCTGTAAGAATTGTTTTGATGAGATACTGTGACCAGTGACATTTTGGTGCTTGTTTTATCTGGGTTTATTGGCCACCTGTGTTATTGTCTTAAAGCCTTGACATAAATTCTTTCCAATGTTCTGAATAAGGGGTGACGGTGATTACTTTCCACATGCGACAAATTTATGTGCAGATTGATTCTTCTAGTGGTATTGAGAGGCACTTCTTAGTCCTTGTTCTTTTGTTTATACATCCCAAATTCTTTTGGCATAAACACGAAAAGGAGACTTTGTGCCTGTTCATGCAAATCTCTTTATTTGTCAAACAGATACAGATTGGGGCGGGCTGTGGGAGGGAGGATGTTGAGAAAGTTGTACTTACTACCttgtgcttgttttgtttttttgtttgtttttctatatttagaataTCAATTCCTTCTAGATCACTCTAGGAGAGTTAGGTTTGAAAAGTAATCTCTTCCTAAAAATTCCATAGATACATGCAGGGTGAGACATGGATTTTAATTAGAAATGTTCCATTTCTTActtgtaattaaaaagaataacatcGTTATATTAGATTGACTGGCTCAGCCTAAGTTTTGCTGACTTATGTTAGGCAAACACAAATATATTACTTTCACCTCAGAGCTTTAATTTCGAAGCTGAGATCTGAACTGGAGCTTTGATTTTTATGTGTAACTAATTTAAGAGGGCAGTTGAAAGTCACTTCCTCCAGTAAGTAATCTTATATTTCTTCTGGCTTTCTTAAAGGCGGATAGTTTATTCTAGGAGGGAGGATTTCtagtattataaattatatg contains:
- the MACO1 gene encoding macoilin, whose translation is MKRRNADCSKLRRPLKRNRITEGIYGSTFLYLKFLVVWALVLLADFVLEFRFEYLWPFWLFIRSVYDSFRYQGLAFSVFFVCVAFTSNIICLLFIPIQWLFFAASTYVWVQYVWHTERGVCLPTVSLWILFVYIEAAIRFKDLKNFHVDLCRPFAAHCIGYPVVTLGFGFKSYVSYKMRLRKQKEVQKENEFYMQLLQQALPPEQQMLQKQEKEAEEAAKGLPDMDSAILIHHNGGIPANKKLSTTLPEIEYREKGKEKDKDAKKHNLGINNNNILQPVDSKIQEIEYMENHINSKRLNNDLVGSTENLLKEDSCTASSKNYKNASGVVNSSPRSHSATNGSIPSSSSKNEKKQKCTSKSPSAHKDLMENCIPNNQLSKPDALVRLEQDIKKLKADLQASRQVEQELRSQISSLSSTERGIRSEMGQLRQENELLQNKLHNAVQMKQKDKQNISQLEKKLKAEQEARSFVEKQLMEEKKRKKLEEATAARAVAFAAASRGECTETLRNRIRELEAEGKKLTMDMKVKEDQIRELELKVQELRKYKENEKDTEVLMSALSAMQDKTQHLENSLSAETRIKLDLFSALGDAKRQLEIAQGQILQKDQEIKDLKQKIAEVMAVMPSITYSAATSPLSPVSPHYSSKFVETSPSGLDPNASVYQPLKK